The Vallitalea okinawensis genome window below encodes:
- a CDS encoding carbohydrate ABC transporter permease: MIHRKGTIGRCTTMNISKKWRFIFLLPATALFLFVYAVPVATLIGTSFTEWIVASEPVFIGIDNYIELFSDEEFLQATWNTIIWMFLQSTIHIAIGVMLALILARKKFYWKFTRTVFMLPNIISSAAVGMLFVLLLNPSFGAVNSVLTQLGFTDLPNWFMSRETSFISVTMTWLPYAGIVTILLMAEMTSLSDSIMEAAIMDGATEMQKNIYIVLPLTKTIIGTTTILGATSMLQKLDLVMMTTKGAPGNMTMNLPLYVYNTAFIANDFGLANTSGVLMIILGLVAVAIINRIYKTENHYY, encoded by the coding sequence ATGATACATAGAAAAGGAACTATAGGAAGGTGTACAACCATGAATATAAGTAAGAAATGGCGATTTATTTTTTTATTACCGGCTACAGCACTCTTTCTATTTGTTTATGCTGTACCTGTAGCAACGTTGATAGGCACATCTTTTACAGAATGGATAGTAGCTTCAGAACCTGTTTTTATTGGAATCGATAATTATATTGAATTATTCTCAGATGAAGAATTTTTGCAAGCAACTTGGAACACGATTATCTGGATGTTTTTACAGTCAACCATACATATAGCTATTGGTGTTATGTTAGCATTAATACTGGCTAGAAAAAAATTCTATTGGAAGTTTACACGGACTGTCTTTATGTTACCTAATATTATATCCAGCGCAGCAGTAGGAATGCTTTTTGTACTTCTACTTAATCCGTCCTTTGGTGCTGTGAATTCTGTTTTAACCCAATTAGGATTTACTGATCTACCTAACTGGTTCATGAGCCGCGAGACATCTTTTATATCTGTTACCATGACCTGGTTGCCTTACGCAGGCATCGTTACGATACTACTAATGGCTGAGATGACATCTTTATCAGACTCTATTATGGAGGCAGCAATCATGGATGGGGCAACAGAAATGCAAAAGAATATCTATATTGTATTACCTCTGACAAAAACGATTATAGGGACAACAACAATTCTTGGTGCTACAAGTATGCTACAAAAGCTTGATTTGGTCATGATGACAACAAAAGGTGCACCAGGTAATATGACGATGAATTTACCTCTATATGTTTATAATACAGCGTTTATTGCTAACGACTTTGGATTAGCGAATACAAGCGGTGTATTAATGATTATCTTAGGATTAGTAGCAGTAGCTATCATTAATAGAATTTATAAGACAGAAAACCACTATTATTAA
- a CDS encoding ROK family protein, with protein MPANSMKLKEINTELVKSVLKKQDYCTKSSIAKATSLSVATCGNILKELIATGEVLEIDLKPSTGGRPARRFVYNENYAYVAVLYARKEGDYKSLTCVVSNMIGIHVYETYLELEDISIKEFDDAIHMLLKLYPNIKVLGIGIPGVVRQGIIDICDFKKLSGEPLQQHLEKKFNLQVIIENDVNSTAYGFFHRTQYTDAESMVYIYYPIDENPGAGIIVNGQILLGQSNFAGEVSFLPLGVNPKNQSDIQKNKELFADLVAKTIMSINCVINPKSIILSGFCFTEQMIESIKTLLHLLSPKGHLPELIIEDDIHDSYIYGLTSMALTKLSCNIQLIEK; from the coding sequence ATGCCTGCTAATTCAATGAAACTTAAAGAAATTAATACTGAGCTGGTTAAATCTGTTCTAAAAAAGCAAGATTACTGTACAAAATCAAGTATTGCAAAAGCAACAAGTCTTAGCGTGGCTACCTGCGGGAATATCCTTAAAGAATTGATAGCAACAGGAGAAGTCTTAGAAATTGATTTAAAACCATCAACTGGTGGTCGACCAGCAAGGCGATTTGTGTATAATGAAAATTACGCTTACGTTGCTGTGCTTTATGCACGTAAAGAAGGTGATTATAAAAGTCTAACTTGTGTTGTATCAAATATGATAGGTATACATGTTTATGAAACCTATTTGGAACTGGAGGATATCTCAATAAAGGAATTTGATGATGCAATACACATGCTATTAAAGCTCTATCCCAATATAAAAGTACTAGGAATTGGTATACCAGGTGTTGTTCGTCAAGGTATTATAGATATTTGTGACTTCAAGAAACTGAGTGGAGAACCTCTTCAACAACATTTAGAAAAGAAATTCAACCTCCAGGTTATTATTGAAAATGACGTGAATAGTACTGCGTATGGTTTCTTTCATCGAACTCAATATACAGATGCAGAAAGTATGGTATACATCTACTATCCAATAGATGAGAACCCAGGTGCAGGAATTATTGTTAATGGACAAATATTGCTGGGACAGTCCAATTTTGCTGGTGAAGTTTCTTTCCTTCCTCTTGGAGTAAATCCAAAAAATCAAAGTGATATTCAAAAGAATAAAGAACTCTTTGCTGATCTTGTTGCTAAAACAATTATGTCCATAAATTGTGTCATTAATCCAAAGAGTATCATTTTATCTGGATTCTGTTTTACGGAGCAAATGATTGAATCTATTAAGACTTTACTTCATTTATTATCTCCAAAAGGACATCTTCCTGAATTAATAATTGAGGATGACATTCATGATAGTTATATTTACGGTTTGACTTCTATGGCCCTAACAAAATTGTCATGCAATATTCAACTCATTGAAAAATAA
- a CDS encoding nitroreductase family protein has translation MDFFEVVKKRRSIRKFSQKKIDLELLVSCVDVARVSPQGGNKQPMKYCIITEDQLIEDIFPHTKWAGYLYPDYTPQEGEKPTAYIALLVDEEKQTKADVAAGIVGQSILLTAQAQGLGSCWLGAIERGAIKELLNIPETYQLHSIIALGYPLEEPKVVDVGEDQSIRYFLDDDGCLNVPKRKMEEVLFINQVK, from the coding sequence ATGGATTTTTTTGAAGTCGTCAAGAAAAGAAGAAGTATAAGGAAATTTTCACAGAAAAAAATAGATCTAGAGCTATTAGTTTCATGTGTTGATGTTGCTCGTGTATCTCCGCAAGGAGGGAATAAGCAACCCATGAAATATTGTATAATAACTGAAGATCAACTAATTGAGGATATATTTCCTCATACTAAGTGGGCAGGATATCTATATCCAGATTATACACCACAGGAGGGAGAAAAACCCACTGCCTACATTGCGTTACTAGTAGATGAAGAGAAACAAACAAAAGCAGATGTGGCAGCAGGTATTGTTGGTCAGAGTATATTGTTAACTGCACAAGCTCAAGGGTTAGGAAGTTGCTGGTTAGGTGCTATTGAGCGGGGAGCAATTAAAGAACTACTCAACATACCAGAAACTTACCAATTACACTCCATTATTGCTCTAGGTTATCCCCTTGAAGAACCAAAAGTCGTGGATGTCGGTGAAGACCAATCAATACGCTATTTTTTAGATGACGATGGATGCTTGAATGTACCTAAGCGAAAAATGGAGGAAGTGCTATTCATCAATCAAGTTAAATAA
- a CDS encoding response regulator transcription factor produces the protein MYQVLIVEDEQVIREGIKSLIDWKSMDCEVICDCANGIEALGFMESNVVDILITDIKMPQMDGIQLIKTLYEKESSTKSIILTAYSQFNYAQQAIRYSAVDFVIKNDFVNELPKAVLQAKKIIESEKEKELAKDPLDEKDIKDITSYILETIAMSRLIEDDSQIKKYNLDQKKYCICSCEILYNDQGINVLDTIKMIEDIVAISFKGYGYYVVNIKKNNIMLIVSKNANDRLNVEQVKEQCLQTLQMIEQFMQIDIRFGISQVVDNLYRLNVAYEQSVMALGKLGDGGSVITVYTHKEQESASNHKTEIPKELIEYLFSKDYHQALQTLEIWKRKLIMHKRPLHSCKVDVLYISSLILRRLEHFDKKASLKEKEKNLYQAVENSKTIYALLEVCKDLMKFSQELIDEQKVVKSYLINHIDHYIKTHYMNNITLEGISEHLHVSKSYISRVYKRKTGITLSEAINRYRVERAKVLLRDNTQKIYEIGHLIGYDDPAYFTNIFKKYVGQSPSDYRNNL, from the coding sequence ATGTATCAAGTTCTTATTGTAGAAGATGAGCAAGTTATTCGAGAAGGAATAAAAAGTCTCATTGATTGGAAAAGTATGGACTGTGAAGTCATTTGTGACTGTGCAAATGGAATAGAAGCACTTGGCTTTATGGAATCCAACGTTGTAGACATACTTATTACAGATATCAAGATGCCTCAAATGGATGGTATTCAGTTAATAAAAACGTTATATGAAAAAGAATCATCAACTAAGAGTATTATACTAACAGCATACTCTCAGTTCAATTATGCTCAACAAGCTATTCGCTACAGTGCTGTTGATTTTGTCATTAAGAATGATTTTGTCAATGAATTACCTAAAGCTGTCCTTCAGGCTAAAAAAATCATCGAATCTGAAAAGGAAAAAGAGTTAGCTAAGGACCCCTTGGATGAAAAGGATATAAAGGATATTACATCTTACATACTTGAAACTATAGCAATGTCTAGACTTATTGAAGATGATTCACAAATAAAAAAATATAACTTGGATCAAAAGAAATACTGTATTTGCTCATGTGAAATTCTTTATAATGACCAAGGTATAAATGTGTTGGATACGATTAAGATGATTGAAGATATTGTAGCCATTAGTTTTAAGGGCTATGGTTACTATGTGGTTAACATTAAGAAGAATAATATTATGCTTATTGTAAGTAAGAATGCCAATGATCGGTTGAATGTTGAGCAGGTTAAGGAACAATGTTTGCAAACATTACAGATGATTGAACAATTCATGCAAATTGATATACGGTTTGGCATCAGTCAAGTTGTTGATAACTTATATAGGCTTAATGTTGCCTATGAGCAATCTGTCATGGCATTAGGCAAACTAGGTGATGGTGGTAGTGTGATAACGGTTTATACTCATAAAGAGCAAGAAAGCGCTTCCAACCATAAAACTGAAATACCAAAGGAGCTTATCGAGTATCTTTTTTCTAAGGACTATCATCAAGCATTACAGACTTTGGAGATTTGGAAAAGAAAATTAATTATGCATAAAAGACCGTTACATAGTTGTAAGGTAGATGTACTTTATATCAGTTCTTTAATACTAAGAAGATTGGAACACTTTGATAAAAAAGCTAGCTTAAAGGAGAAGGAAAAAAACCTTTATCAAGCAGTTGAAAATAGTAAAACCATCTATGCACTATTAGAAGTTTGTAAAGATCTGATGAAATTTAGCCAAGAACTGATTGATGAGCAAAAAGTGGTCAAGTCCTATTTAATTAATCATATTGATCATTATATTAAGACCCATTACATGAACAATATTACATTAGAAGGTATAAGTGAACATCTTCATGTTAGCAAAAGCTATATCAGTAGGGTCTACAAAAGGAAAACTGGTATCACTTTATCAGAAGCCATTAACCGATATCGTGTTGAGAGAGCTAAAGTTTTATTAAGAGATAATACTCAGAAGATATATGAAATTGGACATTTAATCGGATATGATGATCCAGCCTATTTCACAAATATTTTTAAAAAATATGTGGGACAGAGTCCAAGTGATTATAGAAATAATTTATAA
- a CDS encoding ABC transporter substrate-binding protein gives MKIKFKSALAIALASIIGLGAVGCTGASEEKKVDEPTAEVSVVEETEKKEVKDEKEESGLPEAIELDIATFRVGTHNAANAETRYFSEFQEKYNGVDNQKITLKVTEMPSDAEYYNQMKILATANNLPDVFEGNNGVLELAVKNGIAVDMMGYVDADPQYKSELGEGAIAAGRQWEDEGLYNISYGLQAIGYFYNKDMYEQAGIEVPKTWDEWMSNLEVLKSSGVCKAPLSLMTGENGWTSNLILVSMIGTSGEAGNTFMNTRYVDTYNTPEVVDAFGKMQTMLKEYALPDAVGSDYATAANHFLNGETAIIANGPWMTPDFSNTDKAEEGFADKVGVALYPGNGTISQFERGFSIAKSDKAIEDAAFEFIKFKTDAYGQLIHLEEAGVLPLTSNVELSDEFKAKNPLVVDFVGLLSDIEYQYKTIDTISYPTALNALSRLYPELAYDMITPEEMAIQLDEAASKDASYKK, from the coding sequence ATGAAAATCAAATTTAAATCAGCTTTAGCAATTGCGTTAGCCTCTATTATTGGGCTTGGCGCTGTTGGATGCACGGGGGCATCTGAGGAGAAAAAAGTTGATGAGCCAACAGCAGAAGTTAGTGTAGTAGAAGAAACTGAAAAGAAAGAAGTGAAAGATGAAAAAGAAGAATCCGGGTTACCAGAAGCTATCGAATTGGATATTGCTACTTTCCGAGTAGGTACCCACAATGCTGCCAATGCTGAAACAAGATATTTTAGTGAATTCCAGGAAAAATATAATGGTGTTGATAACCAAAAGATTACCCTTAAGGTAACTGAAATGCCTAGTGATGCAGAATACTATAATCAAATGAAGATTTTAGCTACAGCTAATAATTTGCCAGATGTTTTTGAAGGTAATAACGGTGTACTAGAGCTTGCAGTCAAAAATGGTATAGCTGTTGATATGATGGGTTATGTAGATGCTGATCCTCAATATAAATCTGAACTCGGTGAAGGAGCTATAGCAGCAGGTCGACAGTGGGAAGATGAAGGACTATATAACATTTCCTACGGTTTACAAGCTATCGGCTATTTCTATAATAAAGATATGTATGAACAAGCTGGCATTGAAGTACCAAAAACTTGGGATGAGTGGATGTCAAACCTTGAAGTACTTAAGAGTTCAGGTGTTTGTAAAGCTCCACTGTCTCTCATGACTGGTGAGAATGGTTGGACCTCTAACTTAATTTTGGTTTCAATGATTGGTACAAGTGGAGAAGCTGGAAATACCTTTATGAACACACGTTACGTGGATACATACAATACACCAGAGGTAGTTGATGCGTTTGGTAAAATGCAAACCATGCTTAAAGAATATGCTCTTCCTGATGCTGTAGGTTCAGATTACGCTACTGCGGCTAATCACTTCTTAAATGGTGAAACAGCGATTATTGCTAATGGACCTTGGATGACACCTGACTTCTCAAACACTGATAAAGCTGAAGAAGGCTTTGCAGATAAGGTAGGGGTTGCACTATACCCAGGAAATGGTACTATTTCTCAATTTGAGAGAGGTTTTTCAATTGCAAAGAGTGATAAAGCCATTGAAGATGCTGCGTTTGAGTTTATCAAATTTAAAACAGATGCCTATGGTCAATTAATTCATTTAGAAGAAGCGGGTGTATTACCATTAACTTCTAATGTAGAATTATCTGATGAGTTTAAGGCGAAAAATCCTCTTGTTGTTGACTTTGTTGGTCTATTAAGTGATATTGAATACCAGTATAAAACAATTGATACAATTAGTTATCCAACAGCATTGAATGCTTTAAGTCGACTATATCCTGAATTAGCTTATGATATGATTACACCTGAAGAAATGGCTATTCAACTGGATGAAGCAGCAAGTAAAGATGCATCTTATAAAAAATAA
- a CDS encoding sulfatase-like hydrolase/transferase produces MDNYSYKDLDDAKLLDKPNFLIITVDEDRFPPVYESDEIKAWRKKYLKAQEMLKDNGLQFNNHYVGSTACSPSRGTLYTGQYPSLHGVSQTTGAAKDDFDPDIFCLDPNTVPTIGDYFRTAGYRTFWKGKWHASQADLLIPDTHDSYLTYNSETGVPISANEELYLNANRLKEYGFDSWIGPEPFGSNPRNSGSSASIGLSGRDIIYADEVIKLIRNLDDEQRRTDRPDTKPWVIMSSFVNPHDIALFGAITRIDPLFRFEIDPSVPDIPRAPTADELLLTKPRAQRSYREVYPKALQPLEDTLFYRQLYYTLQLKVDRDMQRVISAIKNSSFYNNTIVIFTSDHGDMIGAHGGLFQKWYQAYEETIHVPFIIHNPILFSKRESTSILTNHVDILPTLLGLAGINTKKAQRILGKSHTEVHPLVGKDLSPFIFKEVVDQVLDEPVYFMTDDDFTKGLNQTSILGVPYNSVVQPNSIETVVTTLTTGEDNSKEIWKYSRYFDNPQFWSDPGCEDKDVSQSNETQITPDISCSTCITTVKTRPVDDEIEFYNLTKDPLETKNLSDPEFSTPESRIVEIVLAKILEEQCRQKRLYPTSGNVPGKPSCQTCAPDYNI; encoded by the coding sequence TTGGATAATTACAGTTATAAAGACTTAGATGATGCTAAATTATTAGACAAACCTAATTTTTTAATCATCACAGTCGACGAAGATCGTTTTCCACCTGTTTATGAATCCGATGAAATAAAGGCTTGGAGAAAAAAATATCTTAAAGCTCAGGAAATGTTGAAGGATAATGGTCTTCAGTTTAATAATCACTATGTAGGAAGTACAGCTTGTTCACCAAGCCGTGGGACTCTATATACTGGTCAATATCCATCACTTCATGGCGTTAGCCAAACAACTGGCGCTGCAAAAGATGACTTTGACCCTGATATATTTTGTTTAGATCCAAATACAGTACCCACCATTGGTGACTACTTTCGTACTGCTGGATACAGAACATTTTGGAAAGGCAAATGGCATGCCTCACAAGCTGATCTTTTAATTCCTGATACCCATGACTCATACCTTACCTACAACTCGGAAACGGGTGTACCAATATCTGCTAATGAAGAGTTATACCTTAATGCTAATCGTCTTAAGGAATATGGCTTTGATAGCTGGATAGGACCAGAACCATTTGGAAGTAATCCACGTAATTCTGGCTCATCAGCTTCTATAGGGTTAAGTGGACGTGACATCATTTATGCAGATGAAGTTATAAAATTAATACGAAATCTTGACGATGAACAGAGGCGCACAGATAGACCTGATACCAAGCCTTGGGTTATCATGAGCTCATTTGTTAATCCTCATGACATAGCTTTATTCGGTGCAATTACACGAATAGATCCATTGTTTCGTTTTGAAATTGATCCATCTGTTCCTGATATTCCACGTGCTCCTACAGCAGATGAATTATTACTCACAAAACCTCGAGCCCAAAGAAGCTATAGAGAGGTTTACCCAAAAGCTTTACAACCTCTAGAAGATACTCTATTTTATCGCCAACTCTACTATACACTTCAACTTAAGGTCGATAGAGACATGCAGAGGGTCATAAGTGCTATTAAAAACTCCTCCTTTTATAATAATACTATTGTTATATTTACATCAGATCACGGAGATATGATAGGAGCCCATGGTGGTCTATTCCAAAAGTGGTATCAAGCTTATGAGGAGACCATTCATGTGCCCTTCATCATTCATAATCCAATTCTATTCAGTAAACGTGAATCAACTAGCATTCTTACTAATCACGTTGATATTTTACCAACCCTATTAGGGTTAGCTGGTATAAATACTAAGAAAGCTCAAAGAATACTGGGTAAAAGTCATACTGAAGTACATCCATTAGTAGGTAAGGATCTATCCCCCTTTATTTTTAAAGAAGTGGTCGATCAAGTTCTGGATGAGCCCGTGTATTTTATGACTGATGATGATTTTACCAAAGGACTCAATCAAACTAGTATTCTTGGTGTACCCTATAATTCAGTAGTTCAACCAAACAGTATTGAAACTGTTGTTACCACATTAACTACTGGTGAGGATAATTCTAAAGAAATTTGGAAATACTCCCGTTACTTTGATAACCCACAATTTTGGAGTGATCCTGGTTGTGAAGACAAAGATGTCAGTCAAAGTAATGAAACACAGATAACACCAGACATAAGTTGCTCAACTTGTATAACAACTGTGAAAACTCGCCCTGTAGATGATGAAATTGAATTCTACAATCTAACAAAAGATCCCCTTGAAACTAAAAATCTTTCAGATCCTGAATTTTCTACCCCTGAATCAAGAATCGTAGAAATAGTTCTTGCAAAGATTTTGGAAGAACAATGTAGGCAGAAACGACTATATCCTACCAGCGGTAATGTTCCTGGGAAACCGTCTTGTCAGACATGTGCACCAGACTATAATATTTAA
- a CDS encoding MerR family transcriptional regulator: protein MPNDKRYTINQVAQLFQITTNKLRFYEKKGLIKAIRDKQNNYRYYSDKHLIKIQAILMYRVLGFSIEDIQTVLNKDYRDGFLNLFYNQWKMVNDEMHHLRLLQGSLEKIMDAMYEGDEYNTMDRIIESCKRINEVQAIKNNWEDRWNFDHWSKTYDTSVKNNVGELGIYEHYEEVLENVYQLATKDIHETPNHIKVLDIGVGTGNLSEKFLSNNYDIVGIDQSREMLNVAKKKFPKLPVRLGEFLKIPFDNNQFDIIVTTYAFHHLNDSEKSIAIEEMLRVLKDKGVIVIGDMMFENEGQKQEMLSQLSVQQRAEIEDEYYTNIELLRQVIEEHGMKLRYEPIDYINYLVKISI from the coding sequence ATGCCAAATGATAAAAGATATACTATTAATCAAGTGGCTCAGCTTTTTCAGATTACGACTAACAAACTTAGATTCTATGAAAAAAAGGGATTAATCAAAGCAATACGTGATAAGCAAAATAACTATCGCTATTATAGCGATAAACACTTAATTAAAATACAGGCTATATTGATGTATAGGGTCCTGGGGTTCTCAATAGAAGACATTCAGACGGTTTTAAATAAAGATTATCGTGATGGCTTCTTAAACCTCTTTTATAACCAATGGAAAATGGTTAATGATGAGATGCATCATTTAAGACTTCTTCAAGGATCACTAGAGAAAATTATGGATGCCATGTATGAAGGGGATGAATACAATACTATGGATAGAATTATAGAATCATGTAAGAGAATTAATGAAGTCCAAGCTATCAAAAATAATTGGGAAGATAGATGGAATTTTGATCATTGGTCTAAGACATATGATACCTCTGTTAAAAATAATGTGGGGGAACTTGGTATCTATGAACATTATGAAGAGGTTTTGGAGAACGTATACCAATTAGCAACAAAAGATATTCATGAAACACCAAATCATATTAAAGTATTAGATATTGGTGTTGGAACAGGTAACCTTTCAGAGAAATTCTTATCCAATAACTATGATATTGTAGGCATTGATCAATCGAGAGAAATGCTTAATGTAGCTAAGAAGAAATTTCCTAAGCTCCCAGTTAGATTAGGTGAATTTCTTAAGATTCCCTTTGATAATAATCAATTTGATATCATCGTAACTACATACGCTTTCCATCATTTAAATGACTCCGAGAAAAGTATAGCCATTGAAGAGATGCTCCGAGTATTAAAGGATAAGGGTGTTATAGTCATAGGGGATATGATGTTTGAAAATGAGGGGCAAAAACAAGAGATGCTGAGTCAGCTATCGGTACAACAACGGGCTGAAATCGAAGATGAATATTATACGAATATCGAACTTTTGAGACAAGTTATTGAAGAGCATGGTATGAAACTTAGATATGAACCCATTGATTATATTAATTATCTTGTAAAAATTTCTATATAG
- a CDS encoding sensor histidine kinase: MSAQNQIVVASVLFMFIAMMIMGIFSSIILYTKSVDATYEKMTIYVDKTKENIEQTLALITNTAHAVAASNTIVTWIDNPQSLDTQGKDFYSSVNKLEEEIKHVLNYSSAWKADLISYISIFVDDQLISYTYAKPLSEKQIIAGSNEAYSKLNKVSGSEFLPPLEQGNYIYYALKLKYDFQSNKSLVILIATEANAFKRLYHGAIASKDTQTYLTDEDGMIYSSSDETRNGKLCDNAIMSSMTYDQISNLTLNNKKYVAIAKKVENSQLVFINLVPHNYIFNQAFDQFPLFINTALILSIIIAVIGTFLSKKVTAFIKDLTNAMKEVKNANYDVKMPSYKNDAVDGISHTFNAMTTEMKYLIQTTYESKIMLQEMEFKFLQQQINPHFLFNILLVIQIKAKMSSDETVYNMLTSLSGLLRASLHSNKNTYTTLEEELKYVDFYLYLQQQRFSEKLHYEINIDEHLKEIKVPRLTIEPIVENAVIHGVENHEDVVKIVVTVWEDDQDLYVEVNDDGSGFDTNELELQDIQVKDGNSREKIGLSNINTRLKRIYGEEYGLIIHSEKGKGTRVIIKIQKDKIA, translated from the coding sequence GTGTCTGCTCAAAATCAAATTGTTGTAGCTTCTGTGCTTTTTATGTTTATAGCCATGATGATTATGGGAATTTTTTCATCCATCATCCTATATACAAAATCTGTAGATGCAACCTATGAGAAGATGACCATTTATGTGGATAAGACAAAGGAAAACATTGAGCAAACTCTAGCACTGATAACTAATACGGCTCATGCTGTAGCGGCCTCCAACACCATTGTGACATGGATTGATAATCCTCAGAGTTTAGATACCCAAGGAAAAGATTTTTATAGCAGTGTTAATAAATTAGAAGAAGAAATCAAGCATGTACTCAACTATAGTAGTGCTTGGAAAGCAGACCTCATCAGTTATATTTCTATCTTTGTAGATGACCAGTTGATCAGTTATACATATGCAAAACCATTGTCAGAAAAGCAGATTATAGCAGGTTCTAATGAAGCCTATAGCAAGTTAAATAAAGTATCTGGTTCAGAATTTTTACCACCTTTAGAACAGGGCAATTACATCTATTATGCATTGAAATTAAAATACGATTTCCAAAGTAATAAATCTTTAGTTATTCTTATTGCAACGGAAGCAAATGCTTTTAAAAGACTCTATCACGGTGCTATAGCTTCTAAGGATACACAGACTTATTTAACTGATGAAGACGGCATGATTTATTCATCAAGTGATGAAACAAGGAACGGAAAGCTCTGTGATAATGCTATTATGAGTAGCATGACATATGATCAAATTAGCAATCTCACATTAAATAATAAGAAATATGTTGCTATAGCTAAAAAAGTAGAAAATAGCCAATTAGTGTTTATAAACTTAGTACCGCACAACTACATTTTTAATCAAGCTTTTGATCAGTTTCCACTTTTTATTAATACAGCTCTGATACTAAGTATTATTATAGCGGTCATTGGTACTTTCTTATCAAAGAAAGTCACAGCCTTTATTAAGGATTTGACTAATGCCATGAAAGAAGTAAAGAATGCCAACTACGATGTGAAAATGCCTAGCTACAAAAATGATGCAGTAGATGGCATTAGTCATACTTTCAACGCTATGACAACGGAAATGAAGTATCTTATCCAAACAACATATGAATCTAAGATCATGCTTCAAGAGATGGAATTTAAGTTCTTACAACAGCAGATTAATCCTCATTTCTTATTTAATATATTATTGGTGATTCAAATCAAGGCAAAGATGAGTTCAGATGAGACGGTTTATAACATGCTGACTTCTTTATCAGGTTTACTAAGGGCGTCTTTACATTCCAATAAGAATACCTATACAACTCTAGAGGAAGAGCTGAAGTATGTGGATTTTTATCTCTATTTGCAACAACAACGTTTTTCAGAGAAGTTGCATTATGAGATTAATATTGATGAACACCTTAAGGAGATTAAGGTACCTCGACTTACGATAGAACCTATCGTAGAAAATGCAGTCATCCATGGAGTTGAAAATCATGAAGATGTGGTGAAAATAGTCGTGACAGTTTGGGAAGATGACCAGGATCTATATGTGGAAGTTAATGATGATGGTAGTGGTTTTGATACCAATGAGCTGGAACTTCAAGATATACAAGTGAAAGATGGGAACAGTCGTGAAAAAATAGGATTGAGTAATATTAACACCCGGTTAAAGCGGATATATGGTGAAGAGTATGGGTTAATTATTCATAGTGAGAAGGGGAAAGGTACGAGAGTTATTATTAAGATTCAAAAGGATAAGATAGCCTAG